One region of Alosa alosa isolate M-15738 ecotype Scorff River chromosome 1, AALO_Geno_1.1, whole genome shotgun sequence genomic DNA includes:
- the zdhhc5a gene encoding palmitoyltransferase ZDHHC5-A yields MAGGSKSGGGVAGPSPPPHASVPHRPFRPSRYVPVSAATAFLVGSTTLFFCFTCPWLSEKFSVAVPIYNGVIFLFVLANFCMATFMDPGIFPRAEEDEDKEDDFRAPLYKTVEIRGIQVRMKWCSTCRFYRPPRCSHCSVCDNCVEDFDHHCPWVNNCIGRRNYRYFFLFLLSLTTHIMGVFGFGLLFILYHTQELDQAHSAVTMAVMCVAGLFFIPVAGLTGFHIVLVARGRTTNEQVTGKFRGGVNPFTNGCWRNVSHVLCSSQAPRYLGRKRKSLAVAVQPPFLRPQLSDSQLTAKVLDNGILGDMHRSKSSLEMMESQSADAEPPPPPKPELRYPGLSRGPGSHSEESSLLNKAPPTPTMYKYRPAYSSPGKNHTALTHAYANQMSRGDSLKESSSLLQSSQQPGYRSEPSLDGGVGERGGGSERSVGSGGGAAGPGIPGYSLGGRSYPSFSDATALSGGGGGPSRSSSSVRSGQAGAGVASEATTSASYKSLANQTPPVPLNGSLSYDSLLTPSESPDLEPSSTAPASSAAASELSPGRPRTPVALGYSSPYLSAQIAQQREVELHQPSGLLGSPHRAAYLRAAASSSSSSSPPPHAPLSLDPHPHHHAHHHHHSHHHPPPAALPSSTSSNAASSASSSAGPHHHHHHHHHHHHHGQRAPRFSRPPLLSDSGPPPAYPYRTRSTEAPPSTHPPRSPHPPPLGKSLSYSSAAAAEMQYRMVRKASASAGGVGAGGGMGGIQAPKDEIQMKSYSRTNGQPKSSLSQSPASSTPSSPSHPISVSTRPGQAYPSTAATQSPAHKPGGGVKKVTGVGGTTYEISV; encoded by the exons atggcgggtggcagTAAGAGTGGAGGGGGTGTGGCCGGCCCCTCTCCCCCGCCACACGCCTCGGTTCCACACCGACCCTTCCGGCCGAGCCGCTATGTCCCCGTCTCCGCGGCGACTGCCTTCCTGGTGGGATCGACCACACTCTTCTTCTGCTTTAC GTGTCCATGGCTGTCGGAAAAGTTCTCTGTTGCAGTACCCATTTATAATGGAGTCATCTTCCTCTTTGTGCTGGCCAACTTCTGCATGGCCACCTTCATGGACCCTGGCATCTTTCCCAGAG ctgaggaggacgaggacaAGGAGGATGATTTCCGGGCTCCCCTCTACAAAACAGTTGAGATTCGGGGGATTCAGGTGCGCATGAAGTGGTGCTCCACCTGCCGTTTCTACAGGCCCCCACGCTGCTCTCATTGCTCCGTCTGTGACAACTGTGtggag GACTTTGACCACCACTGCCCATGGGTGAATAACTGCATTGGGCGCAGGAACTACCGGTATTTCTTCCTGTTCCTGCTGTCGCttaccacacacatcatggGCGTGTTTGGCTTCGGCCTGCTCTTCATCCTTTACCACACACAGGAGCTCGACCAAGCGCACTCCGCCGTCAC TATGGCAGTCATGTGTGTGGCAGGGCTGTTCTTCATCCCGGTGGCTGGCCTCACCGGCTTCCACATCGTACTGGTGGCACGGGGAAGGACCACTAATGAGCAG GTAACTGGGAAGTTTAGAGGGGGTGTAAACCCTTTCACTAACGGCTGCTGGAGGAACGTTTCACATGTGCTCTGCAGCTCCCAGGCCCCAAG GTACCTGGGCAGGAAGAGAAAGTCTCTGGCAGTAGCTGTACAACCACCCTTCCTCCGGCCACAGCTCTCGGACTCGCAGCTCACTGCCAAGGTGCTCGATAACGGTATCTTAGGCGACATGCACCGG TCTAAGAGTAGTTTGGAGATGATGGAGAGTCAGTCAGCTGATGCTGAGCCACCACCTCCCCCCAAACCAGAGCTACGCTACCCTGGTCTCTCCAGAGGGCCCGGTAGCCACAgtgaag AGAGCAGCCTGTTGAATAAAGCTCCCCCCACGCCCACCATGTACAAGTACAGACCTGCCTACAGCAGCCCAGGAAAGAACCACACCGCCCTCACCCACGCCTATGCCAACCAG ATGAGTCGTGGGGACAGTCTGAAGGAGTCATCTTCCCTGTTGCAGTCGAGCCAGCAGCCGGGCTACCGCTCCGAGCCCAGCCTGGACGGTGGGGTAGGGGAGCGGGGCGGAGGCTCTGAGAGGTCAGTGGGCTCTGGTGGGGGGGCAGCGGGCCCGGGCATCCCTGGGTACTCCCTTGGCGGGCGCTCGTACCCCTCGTTCTCGGACGCCACGGCACTGTCGGGTGGTGGCGGCGGGCCTTCTCGCTCTTCGTCCAGCGTGCGCTCGGGCCAGGCGGGCGCTGGCGTGGCCTCCGAGGCCACCACCTCCGCCAGCTACAAGAGCCTGGCCAATCAGACGCCACCGGTGCCGCTCAACGGCAGCCTGTCGTACGATAGCCTCCTCACGCCCTCTGAGAGCCCTGACCTGGAACCGAGCAGCACAGCGCCGGCCAGCTCGGCCGCCGCGTCGGAGCTGTCGCCGGGCCGCCCACGCACACCCGTGGCCCTGGGCTACAGCTCGCCGTACCTGTCAGCGCAGATCGCACAGCAGCGGGAGGTGGAGCTGCACCAGCCGTCGGGGCTGCTGGGCTCTCCGCACCGCGCCGCCTACCTGCGCGCTGccgcttcctcctcttcctccagcaGTCCCCCGCCTCACGCCCCCCTGTCCCTGGACccgcacccccaccaccacgctcatcaccaccaccactcgcACCACCACCCCCCGCCTGCGGCCCTGCCgtcttccacctcctccaacGCTGCCTCATCTGCCTCCTCGTCCGCTggccctcaccaccaccaccaccaccaccaccaccaccaccatcacggCCAGCGCGCCCCCCGCTTCTCACGCCCCCCGCTGCTGTCTGATTCGGGCCCTCCCCCCGCCTACCCCTACCGCACACGCTCCACCGAGGCCCCCCccagcacccacccaccccgCTCGCCTCACCCCCCGCCGCTGGGCAAGTCCCTGTCCTACTCCAGCGCAGCGGCCGCCGAAATGCAGTACCGCATGGTGCGCAAGGCCTCTGCCTCGGCTGGCGGCGTCGGGGCCGGAGGCGGCATGGGGGGCATCCAGGCTCCGAA GGACGAAATTCAAATGAAGTCCTACAGCCGAACTAATGGCCAGCCCAAATCATCCCTCTCCCAATCACCTGCCTCTTCGACCCCCTCCTCACCCTCCCATCCAATCAGTGTCTCCACCCGCCCTGGACAGGCCTATCCCAGCACAGCTGCCACTCAGAGTCCCGCCCACAAGCCCGGGGGCGGGGTAAAGAAAGTGACTGGTGTTGGTGGAACCACTTATGAGATTTCAGTCTGA